In Dethiobacter alkaliphilus AHT 1, the genomic window TTCCCCGAAAAGAGGTGCTAAGCTTTGAACCGAATCCGCCGCATTTTTATCACCGGTTTGCTTTTTCTGCTGCCAACCCTGATTACCCTTTATCTGTTGATCTTCTTATTTACCTCCGTCGATTCCATATTTAACAATCTTTTTTCGCATTTCTTTGGCCGGACTCTCCCCGGCTTAGGCTTTCTTTTAACCATTGCCTTTATTTTTGGCGTTGGCCTGCTGGCCACAAACGTGCTGGGAGTAAAAATTATCAGGCAAATTGAAATGACCTTTGCCGGACTGCCTGTGGTGAAACCGGTCTATGCTGCCATTCGGCAGATTATCGATGCATTTTCCGGGGACCGTAAAAACATCTTTGAATCGGTGGCCATGGTGGAGTACCCCAGAAAAGGAATGTTTGCCATTGGCTTTATCACCGGCAAAGGCGCCGGAGAAGTACAGGAGAAAACTGCCCAAGACGTTCAGGCCGTCTTCATTCCCACCACCCCGAACCCAACCTCGGGTTTTCTGCTCCTGATTCCCAAAGAACAGTTAATGCCCCTGGAAATGACGGTGGAAGAAGCCCTGAAACTAATCATATCCGGAGGCGTAGTTGTTCCCGACTGGCCCAGACCACAATAAGTGGACAAATAAACCTGTCCCTCTGTCCATAAAAAAGGCCTGCTCCTCATAAAAGGGAGCAGGCCTTGTATTATTTAATGAATGTGACGGAATACGCCGATTACTTTGCCGATGATAGAGATATGAGGGGAACGGAGGGGTTCATATAAATCGTTTTCCGGCTGCAGGCGAATATGGTCTTTTTCTTTGTAGAACCGTTTCACCGTGGCCTCACCTTCCAGCATGGCTACAATTATTTCCCCGTTGCTGGCGGTAGACTGCTGCCGGACAATAACCAAATCGCCATCCATAATACCGGCATTAATCATGCTGTCGCCCCGGACTCTGAGCAGGAATACATTGTCCTGGTGGACCATCATCTTGGGCAGAGGAAAATATTCTTCAATATTTTGTTCCGCCAGAATTGGCTCACCGGCTGTAACATGACCTACCACCGGAGCGCTGACCACATCGGGAACAACAGTGGGGGAAGGATCGTCGTCAATAAGCTCCAGAGCTCTTGGTTTGGTTGGATCCCGACGAATATAACCCTTGCTTTCCAGTTTTGCTAAATGGGCATGAACGGTGGAGCTGGAAGAAAGGCCCACCGCCTGGCCGATTTCACGTACAGAAGGCGGATAATTTTTTGCCTTCACTTCACGGCGGATATAGTCTAATATCTGCATTTGCCTTGGTGTCAGATCATCCACTGGGCAACACCTCACTTTAAAAGCATTATATCATAATTTTCCATAAAAATCAAACACCCGTTCGATTTTTTTATGAAAACCTATTGACGCGTACACTTGTTCGTGCTATAGTTTATACAAACAAGTGTTTGGAGTGATGC contains:
- the lexA gene encoding transcriptional repressor LexA: MDDLTPRQMQILDYIRREVKAKNYPPSVREIGQAVGLSSSSTVHAHLAKLESKGYIRRDPTKPRALELIDDDPSPTVVPDVVSAPVVGHVTAGEPILAEQNIEEYFPLPKMMVHQDNVFLLRVRGDSMINAGIMDGDLVIVRQQSTASNGEIIVAMLEGEATVKRFYKEKDHIRLQPENDLYEPLRSPHISIIGKVIGVFRHIH
- a CDS encoding DUF502 domain-containing protein, producing MNRIRRIFITGLLFLLPTLITLYLLIFLFTSVDSIFNNLFSHFFGRTLPGLGFLLTIAFIFGVGLLATNVLGVKIIRQIEMTFAGLPVVKPVYAAIRQIIDAFSGDRKNIFESVAMVEYPRKGMFAIGFITGKGAGEVQEKTAQDVQAVFIPTTPNPTSGFLLLIPKEQLMPLEMTVEEALKLIISGGVVVPDWPRPQ